GCGATTAAAGACGCAAAAAGTGTATTTTCTACAAAGGTGAAGAACGTATATTCCATTGCCTTTTTTGTCCCAGAATTATGCGCGGTAGATAATATGACGATATTAGTAGGTCCTGGTGTAAACGTAACAATAATACAGTAAAAGACAAAAGATGTAATATTCATGAGGTAAACTCCTTTCAAGATATCCTCATATAATCGTACATCCTAAATTTAAAGTCATATTGTACGTTATGGTGGGACCGAAAACGTCCTTGGTCGCAATGGCGGTTTCAGTGTATTTAGATGAATTATTTGAAAGCGGAACTTTGTCAAAAACATATGACTGTTTTTCATGCTAAAAAAGGCGATATGCAGAGCAGCCTGTTCATTAAGTAAAAACCCCACCTTTAAATAAAGTGGGGTTTTTATTGTTTATTCAACTAAAGCACCTTTTAATTGAATAACTGTTTTTATTGAGAAAAGCTTTGCATCAATTTGTTCCTTTACATTATAAGTTAATGCAATTAAATCATATTTTGTCATGAATACAGCTTCCTCCCTTGATGAAGGAAAATACGCAGTTTTTAGACCAGTAGGCGCTATCCCTCTTGAATTGGTCCAATTTGATTAATATTCATAATTATCTCCCCCAAGTATTGGTAACATCCGTGTACGTTTTTCCGTCCGAACTATAACACAATTTACAGAAAAATATTACCAATATTTTAAATGAATTTATTCCACAATCTGGCCCGTTTGTTAAATAAAAAAAGAGCTTACCATTTCGGCAAGCTCACTTGAAAAGTCCTTTCAAATTAATTATGAAATATATTCTAACAAATATTGAAAGAATTCTAAGAAATTATGAAAAATCACAATTACGAAACTTCCACACTCTTCTTTTCTGTCACTTCATGCACGAACAGCAAGCCGAGTTCATGGTGTTCATTCTCATAGAGCGAACGCTGGGAAAAACGGATCTCTCCTTTATGATCCAGAACTTCAAGTTTACAAAAGGCTGCATTAATCTGCAATGCACGGTAGAATTCACGCTCATTATTCAAGGCGACTCCATTCACCTTCATGATGACTTCCCCTACCTGGATTCCCATCTTGGCAGCCGGGGTGCCAGGCACCACACCGAGGACCACGAGTCCTTCATTCCGGCGTGTGAAGAATGGCTTGCCGCTCCCATCACGCTGGCTGTTAATGACGGTAATGAGCTCACGGCCGAGCGTTCCGCCAATGATAGCGATAACCGCAAGCAGCGGCAAGCCAGTAAAGAAACCAACCAGCGCAATCGCCACAATAAGTGCGCCGAGAGCCAGTACTTGTTTTCCGGTCGCTTTAATCGCCTCCTGTGGAAGCGAATGAGAATTCAGCTGACGGAAACCTACCGCAAACGGGACAAGGAGAATGGAGTATCCTACAGCCTGCAGTCCGAAGATCGGCCAATCTCCCTGTTCAGGAATGGCACCGATCGGGATGAGGAAAAATTGCGGGACAAGCCAGAACCTTGTTGCCTCATGCGCACCCACGTATTGACCTCTCTTGCCTTTCAACAGACGGGGAGACGTTCGGCTTGACCCTTTCCAGATGATCAGAATCCCTTCCTGAATGAGGAGGAGTGCCATTAGAATACCGAGAGCATCCAGCGGTGTGTTGCGGATATCCCTCAGCCATGTATCCAGCAGATCAACATTTGTCGAGATATGCGGGAGAACAAGTGCAACTATTGATGCGAGTCCGATCGCATAAGCCGGGTTTAAAAACCTTGTTCTCAGTGTTAAGCCAAGCAACGCGTACATTGCGCCGATCAAGGCCACCATTCCCATCGGAACGACGACACCGGCGCCGAGCAGAACAACTGAAAAAATAATACCAATAACAAGACCAGGAAAAAATGATTGAATCAAATTATCAATCACAGGGTGGACCTTAACTTTAAATTCTTTTCGTTCCCGTTTTACTCGCTTAAAACCAATAACAAAAGCAACAATCACAAACACGTATGAAAGTGGATGTAAAAAAAGAGCCGCTATGGCCTCAAGCAGTTCCTTTACATAGATATCCATCACGCAAACCTCTCCTTAATGCTTCTTTTCTCAACGTTCGTAATCTATTCAAGATGTGCTTCCGGCTTCTGCCTGGAATGTAAATTTACACAAACATTATGTAGTTAATATTTTTAAGTATAACCCGAAAAGTGCAAGGAGTGTGAGAAAAATGTATAGCTTTTCATAAAGAAAGGCGCTTACAAATGGTTTGTCAGAAGATGAGCAGACGTTCGTTTGGGTTTACATGCGGGTTTTCATGAATTACGTGCGGGTTTTTAGCATTTACGTGCCATTTTAATGACTTTACGTGCGGCTTTATTGCCTTTACGTGCCACTCTCCACCTTTTACATGCCAAACACAGCATTTCTCCAGCTTCTCAATCAACAAAAAAAATTCCGCAGGCAAGAGCCTGCGGAATCCTTCGTTATTTTTTCTTTTCTGCCGCCATCTCCAAAGCCGTTTGAAGCTGGACGTCGTTTTTCTTATTTCTGATCTCAGTGATGATCTTACTTTCCAGCTTGCCGGCTGTTTTTTGATCCACTTTGCCGGATGGGCTGAGCTTGTTGGCTTTTTGGAAAGCAGTAACGGCTGTTTCTGTTTTTTCGTCAAAATAGCCGTCTGTGCGTCCCGGATCAAAGCCAAGGCCCTGAAGCATTTTCTGTGCATTTTTTACTTGTTCGCTGTTCATGTCAAAAACAAGCGGTTTTTCGATTGTAAGCGGGCTTGTGTAGAAATAAGCCGGCTGTTTTACGGCATAATTTGGCTTGATGCCTTTTTTATGGATCCAATTGCCGTCCGGAGTCAGCCATTTCGCAAGCGTCAGCTTCACATTGCTGCCGTCCCCCAGATCGATGGTCTGCTGAACCGTTCCTTTTCCGAACGTTTTCTCGCCGACGAGCGGATAGCCGCCTGCTTCTTTTAATGCTCCAGCCATGATCTCAGAAGCTGAGGCACTTCCCCCATCTACGAGACCGACAATAGGATAGGCTTTCTTCTCTTTCAGCTGAGAAACATACCGTTCCTTGTTGCCTTTGCGGTCTTGAATTTGAACGAACGGTTTGCCTGCCGGAATAATTTCCTTCAGCATGCTGTCCACCGCATTCAGAT
This genomic stretch from Fictibacillus marinisediminis harbors:
- a CDS encoding PDZ domain-containing protein encodes the protein MDIYVKELLEAIAALFLHPLSYVFVIVAFVIGFKRVKRERKEFKVKVHPVIDNLIQSFFPGLVIGIIFSVVLLGAGVVVPMGMVALIGAMYALLGLTLRTRFLNPAYAIGLASIVALVLPHISTNVDLLDTWLRDIRNTPLDALGILMALLLIQEGILIIWKGSSRTSPRLLKGKRGQYVGAHEATRFWLVPQFFLIPIGAIPEQGDWPIFGLQAVGYSILLVPFAVGFRQLNSHSLPQEAIKATGKQVLALGALIVAIALVGFFTGLPLLAVIAIIGGTLGRELITVINSQRDGSGKPFFTRRNEGLVVLGVVPGTPAAKMGIQVGEVIMKVNGVALNNEREFYRALQINAAFCKLEVLDHKGEIRFSQRSLYENEHHELGLLFVHEVTEKKSVEVS